CAATAATTACATGCATtaaattaaagtgtttttttttatccttgtccGGCTTATCACACCAGTAATTAGTTTTAAGGCTCGCCACCGAGGAGcgttaaatgaaataaattggaTATCGCTGCTTTTGGTTATGagatttttatgtttgtaaGGTTTCTACTTCAATTGCTTTGCTGTGAACAGCTTGTACATTTTCTTGTACGCATCCTATTTCTTGTTGAAGCATGATTCACTGCTGTGATGTTATTTTTGGTATATGTGTTTTCAATTACTTTTTaacaaatgaatattttaatcTTATGGGGCTTTATTTACTCTCTACACTCTGAAATAACAGAGAATTAAAAGATTTGGTCCATTTGACAGATATTTAAAGAGTAAACTTAAGCCTGGGGACAAGCATAGGTTCCATTTTTTCAATAGCTTTTTCTTTCGGAAGCTTGCTGACCTAGACAAGGGCCCATCTAATGCTTGTGGAGGCAGGCTAGCTTTTCAACGTGTTCATAAATGGACAAGAAAGATGAATCTTTTCGAGAAAGATTACATTTTCATTCCTATAAATTACAGGTTAGGTTTGTGTTCATTTTTCCTATTCACCAGTGGACGTTCTGTTATGTATTAATGTGAAATATAATAAACTTTCTCGGTGGCAGTCTTCACTGGAGTTTGATTGTCATTTGTCATCCTGGAGAAGTGGTTCATTCCAGAGGCAAGGGCCTATGCGATGAAGtatgtttttattgtgttttgagGTTTGTCTttgcttgatttgtttttgtggtaATCTCATAGAAGATGAAGGCAGAAATTCAGTTAAGGTACCATGCATCCTACACATGGATTCTATCAGAGGAAGTCATAGGGGCCTCAAGAATCTTATTCAGAGGTAACCTCTTTATTGCTATGGTTATTCCTAGCTAGCCATTATATAACTTTTGAAAATCCAAGACTCACACTAATGGTACAGATGCCTTATAGTTGACACTAAAACTCTAATAAAAAGActtcaatatttttgtatttaattaccTGATAACAACAAAGTGGTAACATAGTAGTTGTAGTTGTTTGCATGGGAAAACAGCATTGCATCTGTAATTCCATTTACTTTTTCTTGGTgctattttttccctttaattatATTTGTCTGCTACTGCCGTGCTTTGAATGCCTTCATATGAAATGAGCTCTTTGCTTGCATGTCATGAGATGACAGTTATCTGTATGAAGAGTGGAGAGAAAGGCATAATGGGACGGTGGATGATATGTTGTTGAAGTTCTTACATTTACGGTTTGTCCCACTTGAGGTACTGTCTCactttcaaaaatgattttctttttttgccttttaatttctcaatagTTGCCTTAAATGTTATATTGCGGTTCACTGAAGTATCCTAATGGAAGAAACTGTTAAAAGAAAACAGTACTAGACTGAAGCTTATCCAAAAATTCAATCAGGGTTCTCATGTTCTCATGAATAGCTATAAAAATAAGTCTTACACTCATTCTGGACCTCACCTCCACCAGTGAAGTCCATCTGTCtccttttaaaacttaaaagctAAATATGAATTGCAGTATCAAACTAGgcttgcatgtttgtttttctatagAAGTAATGGGACAACTTATCGTTCAATGTAGGGGCATTGAATGTCAAGACACATGTGGGTCGTATTGCATGTCAGGCAAATTAATGATTTAACCCACAATGCTCTCTATATAGCAATTCCTGCCATTTTCCCAGTGCCtcagttttaatgttttatggaAACAGAACTCCATTGGCAAATGTCTTGCGGGATGAAAATGGTGTAATTGACCCCTTGGCTATCTACTTAGGTGGTAAAGGAGAGGATGGCGTTAATGCATTAAGGGATTATTATGTCCAAATCTTGTCAATCCATCGAAAActtaattagtttaaaaaaaaaaaggttcctaatataatatattgatGACATTTAAGCTCgtttcttaatttaaaatcttgatattttattgacTCAGCTAGAAACAAAGAATTGCTGCATGATAAACTTCCCCTACATTTGTTCATGGATTACCAttttcagaaaattatcaagttgTCCTTTATACAGTTTAAAAGTACTATTAACTGCAATTTATTTTACCACTTTGATTCAGCTTCCGCAGCAGGAAAATTCATATGACTGTGGCCTGTTTGTGCTCCATTatgttgaacgttttcttgaagaAGCTCCTATTAATTTCAGTCCTTTCAAGATAACAGAGTTGTCAAACTTCGTAAGTtaaaaatttgttctttttgGTTTTGCATTCAGTGGATCCATCTGCACAGCTTGTAACTTATTGTGGTGATTACTGTACTTTCCTAACTTCACCTCTGTGGTAAGAGCTGTTTGGaatgaataaatatttattgtaatataacTGAGTGATATCAGTGCTAAGCATTTCGAAGTTGAAAAATCTATGAGCCCATGCCTGCTGGCATCCTTGCTTTACATTTCTAGTGTCTCTGAAAGCAAACTCTCTATGATAACTGATGATTTTGGTGTTTCTtgtatatgtttgttttttcaattaaaagcGTTATTTGTTTTCTCCATGCTATTTTGTGTTTCTTACTAAGCTGCTCTGTTTTTAGCTTGTATTTCACAATTGCAGTTGTGATTAAACTTTAGCTACTTTGGTCTCATAATCAATTCATGGAAGTCTTTATAACTTTATAAACTGCAAGAactgttagaatttttttataaataaaattggtaaATTATATCTTCTCTTGCTTTTACTGGGACTCTTCTCTTTCCCTCCAATTTTCTAAATGAGGTTGGGACAACTCAAATCCTGCTGTACTGGACAGTAAATACTACACTGGAATTGAGTAATCAATTTTTGGCAATGTTTTTTTCGTTCTGAAAATGTTTATCTCACGATGTTTTTAGTGAGTTACAAATTTGTTATCTTTGACCAGCTTAATAGAAATTGGTTTCTACCTGTGGAGGCCTCTCTGAAAAGGGCATGCATCCAGAAGTTGATCTGTAAAATTCTCGAAGATTGGTCATCTACCCAATTTTCTGATCCATATGAAGAAGAAGCTGGAGTTGAGTTTCTTGAGGAGATATCTAGTTCAGTATCTGGTACTGGTACTGATACAGGGATTAATATCTCAGTCACAACGAAATCTCCAATGAGAGTTGCACATCAACAACAACCTGGAGAACTAGGATTGAATTCCAGGAATTTGTTAGAACCAGGAACTCGTGCAAGGTCCTTGTCCAATGAAGATTGCTGGCAGACAGGAACAATTCATGGGAGCAGTTGCATATCACCAGTAGAGGTAATTGTTTTATCTTTACTGGCTATGATCAATTGTTTCCAATGGAAGTTAATGAATTCTTAATCGTTGCTTAAAAACAGGAAATTGGTGAGCGAATCTCTGATTCATCATCAGACGCAGAAGATTATTTGCAACCTACTGGCTTGGCAACTGAATTTCCCTCAACCACATTTTCTCATAAAAATCTTGGATCTCTCGGTTCATCATCAAGCAATAAGAAATATATGCAGATTGAGGAACCTTATGATGATTCCAGTTCTGAAGCATCTATCAGTGGATCCCTTAAATCATCAGAGATAGGGGTAGGGGTTGATGAAGATCATTTTCTTTCCCAGATTGAGGGATCTGATCATCAAACACAAACTAATTGCCATGAACTCTCTTCAAAATCAATCGAGTCTGAGGAATTTGCTGATTGTGTTGTTGAGGACTCTGAAGAGGGAAACAGCATGCACAACGATCAAGTGGCAGATGATTCACCATCCTCCCTTCATTGCAATGACCTTGTTGCATCAATTGATGCCATTAAGGCTACCGAAAGCATTCTGCGAAAAGTCCGAAAACCTGTCTGCAATGTAGATTTGGCATCAGATGAACAGCCTAGAAAGGACAAAGCTTACATCTTCTGATGGCTCATGACAACTTGGAGGAAGTATTCTAAAAGATTCGCGTCGATTTCACTATGAAAAGCAGTGTAAGAACAGTATATATTTTGTAAGGGCTTGCAAGTAAAAATAGCCAGTACTTTGATGGGCCTTTGAGCTTGTAAATATTACAGAAACAGAGAGTTAGAGGGTGCTTTTCTGCTGCGCATCAGCCATGATACCAAATAATTTGGCGGTACAGAAGAACAAACAGGGGTGTAGAAAGAAAGAGGGTGCTTTTGCCAAGCTGAAAAAGCCCCTTCAAGTAATGATGAAATGCCATGTTTGGAATTAAGTAATTAAATTGGGTTACGTTGCCATGTCGATTTTGACGTGAGTTTGAAGTCTCTGGTTGGGTTTTCcatctaatataaaatttagGATCATCACTCCTATTATATTCTTAAGCAGTTTTTCATTAGCATATAAATTATAGTAGTTGAAAAGTTGTAATAACTTTGTGGTTTTTAAtgtggttttaaattttatacgtacatatatatatatgtatatatgtatgtatgtatgtatgtataattAACAAGTCACTATTATGGACAAACAAGTcaatttatttacatgttttcaaaatttgacCCTTGATTAGTTTATCAAAAATGTCATGACTGTTTGTGCATAATTCAGTTGGTAAAATCATGAGAAAAGATCATAGAAAACTTTGACCGAAATTgtgtatttttatatagaattaatttaaaagggtTGGTTTTAAATTCAACCATTAGAgaatatattaagttttttgtAATACATCAAACTGTTTTTGGGAGGATGTGATTTGGTGGCGGCTAACACAAAAGCTGGCCTAAAAATactataccataaaaaaaaaaatagttgattttaCAATTGACACGTTGCATTCCCCAATTCATATTTCTACATGTGAGAACTATTCTACTCCGTGAATTATTCAACTGCAAGAAACCAGTCATTATCTTACGCAGAATTTTAGCCCAAATTGAAAAGTCACATGAAAGGTCTACTCCAAAATGAACTTCTTGATTAGGTCAACaaagatcataaaaaaatagaatgctTGAAAGCAAGTTTTGAATATCTaactcatatttattttttattttacttattttttgctctcgttttcttttctcaattttttatacCCCAATTTTCTCTCCTCTCATGATTTTCTCAATGCTCactttattatttctttcactCAATTATCTCacgtaaaaaagaaaataattttagaaaatcaaagaaCTCATATTAATACAAGAGCTTTGAATTtctaaatcttaaaaatttattaaaataaagggagtgaaaatgagttttttcttaaataaaatattaaactaacaatataattctatatttgaaagtttaattttgattttaagaatatatttcatttttaaatatactttaaaTTCAGAGTGtgaaatatgttttataaagcACTCAAATCAGCTaatatgatttttcattatatatattttaatctaaaccatgaaattattatataagtattttttatcaagaattttttttaaaattttaattcattgtatatcttatttgttttgttaattaatcaaATGGATTTAACAATTCAGCCTATACCTTTGGAaccatgaaaatttattaattaaaggggacattatttaattaataaattagtaatttattaatttatacattaaaaaattaactttatcaaggtattctttatttttttttcccaaaacatTGAACTtaatacatatatcatgtattgtgattatatgaatatatattGTCTAATCACTGAATTatgagttattattattattctatttgTATGTTTAATCAAAACATGTTCATGATCGAATGTAATTAGTCTTATTAAATAGAAGTCATAAATCAATTAACAAAGtgcaattatatttattgtataCTTAATTAATATACTTCATGAACAGTAAgtcaaataaaaacatcaataaaaataacataaagtaTCCCAAATGATAAAACTAAACACAATGGTTTCTCATTTCAAAGGTGTATGGAAATCAACTTTAAAGTTGTCGGGAAGAAAATTATTGAGAAAATCATGGAAAATGATatagaagatgaaattaaaaataataattatgtacCAAAGTCTAtctcatacaaaaatatattaaacaagaAACTTTagaatcatattttatattataaagacCTAGCTCCCACTTgagatatgatatatatttataattttgatttataaagaGAGCATTATGTATATATCAATAGCAacctattatttatattttttaagtattatcTTATAATTTCagcaaattattaatttactatATTGATGCCAAGTtgagactaaaaaaatattatttaatggaaGATATTCATCTATCTTAGATTATACTATAATTATTAActcttcttataaaaaaattgtgtgcGTGCTCAAGTTTTAACTTCACACGCTGTCCACCTTTTAATGAagttcacaaaaaataaaatttcttgaaCGATGGATTGTTGTACGGCAactgaagacaaaaaaaaatatcggtTTGCCATTGCAGTGGCCAAAGTTGACCGCCACCTGAAGAATATCGCGATGACGCAGGGATGTCGGGGTGCTCCTccgtgttgttttttaaaaatatattaaaattttatttttattattaatatatcaaaacaatttaaaaataaaataaaataaaatatttaaaaacccCAATCATGATCCCATGAATTTCTTTCGCCCTAAAGCGTACGCTTGGTGCCAGCGGTCGTCAACATTCAGAAAGTGGAATTGTTCTTAATTACTCAATAAATCTGGCGGGTCAAGACCGGCAAGTGAAGAACAAcgcctgaaaaaaaaaataactcaaggaTATTGTCATGGCAGTGTTAGTCTATTTTTGCCTAATTATGACCAGAGATCACAAAGAAAGCTGTAAATCAGAGACCACTCGGctcagtttcttttctttttttgtttgttataaattaaaaatgatgtaTAAAATagcttattaattttaaagggcAAATTTATGAGATGGGGTTTAAAAAATTGCCAATTTTAATACAATATTGTCCTACAAGAATTAggggttatcaaaaaaaaaaaaattgattgaagtgagaaaaaaaaaactgaagaaacttaaccatgaaaaaaactgattaaatcaattataatatttttaaaaaatattgtctggtttggttttggtttcgtAAGCCTGGAACtgaaaaaccaaactaaaccggaaaaaaccaaactaaaccaaaaccaaacccattagaaaagtccaaaaaacaatatagttttttttttttttaatataaaataatcgaaTCAAACCGAACTGAAACTGGTTGGTtggattttggtttttaatataaaaaatcgaATCAAACCGAAACTagttggtttgaaccggttttgattttttttttattttataaaatttttatttgattgttttttataagtaaaaactgtatcgaattgaaaataattatcttttaataaaaataatataattaaagggATGTGGGAAACTAAAGTTCCATTCAAATACCGAATAATGGATGTTATTGTCCTCATAAATGAGATTTTGACTAATTTTCAACTACATAAAAaccttaaatattttgattttttaacttcTCTTCTCGTACAAATATATAGAAGctgattcatatttttaaactaattaaattgtgtttcttTCTGGGTTATACTCAAATAGAAATTTGCACTTCAAGTGTGTGTATCATTACCTCATACTTTATTTGTTAGAACTTTTAGACTGTTTGAAAGTTTGGtggcttttattttaaaatgtttttttaaaaatatatttaacttaaaaaacattaaattaatttttttataattttaatgatttaatattaaagatgaaaaaattattatatttcaaacaaaaagtaCACTCTCAATAACTCTAAACTCCGAATTGAAAGTTGGGAGCAAAGCTTAACGTAATACATTAACTTAATTCCTCGTAGTACAGTCTTTATTTGATAAACGTAATTACAAAAACGAAAAGAACGGAGAACTGAACGCTTTGATTCCTTTCACTTCCTTGGTAGCTCAGGCGAGAATGTCGTCTAGGTCTGGTCGAGCTTTCATCACAACCTCCAATGGCTGAACTCTGGACATGAGGGTTGCAACCTTCTCCTCCACGTTAATTTCCTTACCGTCAACCGTATCCCATTCGAAGCACTGAATCAATGAGCCCAAAGTCAAGGTCATCAACCTGTAAGCGAGGCCCTCCCCGGGGCAAGATCTTCTTCCTAATCCAAACGGCATTAGCTTGTATGCTTCGGTCTTTCCGTTCAGGAACCTCTCGGGCTTGAAACTTAATGGGTCATCCCAAACCTTAGGGTCTCTCTGAATAGACCATGCATTTGCAAACACCATTGTACCAGGTGGCACATCGTATCCTCCAATGGTACAATGCTCGGAGGCCACATGTGGTACTAGCATGGCGGCCACCGGATACAGTCTCAAGTTCTCGGAAATGATACCTTGAAGGTAGTGTAGTTTTGAGATGTCTGGTTCTTCAATCTAGTGGTCTTTTCCAAGTTGGGCGTCTAATTCTTCCTTCGCCTTCTTCAGTACATGTCGATTGTTGAGCAGATTGCAAATTGCCCATTCCAAAGACGCGGCTGAAGTCCTGGTTCCGGCGACTGCCATTATCTGTGAAGAACAGTTCATgattagaaatttaaaaatgaaaaggataggAATTTATGATTTTGGTGAAAAACGTTAAGGTCAGAACTGAAACTAACCATAATTAGGCCTTTGATTATTGAATCCGTATAGGACTGGGGTTGTGCTTCTTGCAAAGTCAGCAAGTGGCTAACCATGGTGTTCCGATCCCGGTCAGCGCGATGCTCATCAATCAGTCTTTGCAAGAACAGATCCATGTTCTTGCTAAGGGTTTTCATTCTCTTAACAAACCCGTTATAATCAATATTGCTCAGAATGGGAAACAAGTCCCCTAGATGTGTCTCCTTAGCAAACTCACCATACTGATTCATCATGTCCCTAAATTGCAGCGCCTCCTCGAGCTCACTCACGTCTTCACCATAATACCGCTTTCCGGCAAGCATCGTCATTACTATGTTAAACGTCAGGTCCAAAATCATGGACCTTAGCTCCACCTTCCCGGAATTTTCACCAGATACACGAGAAACCCTCTTCATGAGATTCTTGACCTCCTTCTTACGAAGTTCTTGAAACCCATTGAGACGTTTCGGTGAGAAGATCTCATTATTGCCTATGCGGCGAAGGCTGCGCCAATGATCACCATAGTTGGCGGCTCCCATGGTGGTGAAGTTGTAGTTCAAGTACTTTCCGTGGCAAAAGGGGGGACGATTGGCCAAAATCACATCATTCTTAGTAAAGCATTCTTCAACAGCTTCGGGTGAGTTTACAATGATCACGAAGCGGGAACCGAATCGAAGCGACATGATCGGGCCAAATCTTTGTGAGAGGTTGTGGATGGTTTGGTAGATAGGTTGTTTCATGAGATGGAGATGGCCAATGATCGGAAGAGCAAACGGGCCTGGAGGTAGATTCTTGTATTGCTGCTTTCTTGTTTGCAACAAGAAACTGAGAGCAATAACAACGAAGGAAATGGCGAGAATTAAGAACACCATGGTGTCTTCCATCTCCTTGGCTGTGATAATCTGTCTCTGCACTAATCTTGCGTCCATGTATTTATAAGAGCGCCCAATACCCTCTCTTCTTCAGAGGGGTAAGCTAGGGAATTAATTTATAGCAATCAACGTCAGCTGTATCACAAGCCAAACTTGACTGAAGAATTTAGAAGCAGccagattcttttttattatttttatgagattttttaaaatattttttatttaaaaatatattaaaatatattttattcaatttttaaacatttatttttaatattaacatattaaaaaatctaataatataaaaaaatttaaatttaaataaaaatttaaataattttttttaaatatttttaaaaataattataacaacactCCAAACATAAATGGTGAAGAAGCAGTCTATAAAGACCAGCAGGTGATTAagtaaaacaataaacaaataaattgtttGCAAAAACGTTTTGcttaattaatcattttgttACTTTGACGCCTTCAAACGTATAAGAAGATGAGCTCTTAATTTGCATTTGTTTAAATCTCTGCTCGAATAATGTGATcgctaatttatattttcttaagaaaaaaatcattgtttattgatctattgactttttttattttatttttcttatcaaattccTTGTTTATTCAAAAGgtgtttttaattaagtttccAATCTGCCAAacttataacacaaataaaaattaataatttttggaCTTCCATTCCCTTTATGCCAATCCTTTCAAACCATCGTATAATCAAAAATTCTcattatatcataaatattgtatAAATCAGAATCATTCATCTTGAATTTGAAAGACGAGTTTaattctttaaagaaaaaaaaagttaaaaattagtaattaaGGATTGTTAACCTCGGAGaggttaataataattaacaactaAATCCATTTTTCACTTAACTCATGATGTTGAGGATCTTCATAAAGAAAAGATTTAGTTTTTTGTCTATTTAGTTTAGGAAAATAACTTActttatagtgtttttatttatcctttctatttagtttagaaaatcaGTTATAgagtgttaattttattttttctaatttatttaggatttttttttcttttcttttattttaaagttttctagcttatatatattagttttcaaGTTTACATGAGTTGTAAATCTTTTAGAGATGCATATTAATTATAGAGAaatattgagtaataaaaatattaattaaggtTCTATATAACAACTTTATTCGACATCATTTATGTATTTCTAGCTACCTATCTTCTTGTTTGTGTTCTGTTTGTGTCTGTTGAAATTAGAGTATTTTGAAATTGAcagaattaaaattgatattcttgtacttcaaataaaaattatgaagtagATTTCTGAATCTCCTTTTAATTCTAAGATTGGTTTCAAGGTTGAACGTGTTGTTgagaaatataatgtttttaatggtaaaaaacTATGTAAaggattgaaatttttttctcggACAACAACAAAATTGGAGTAAGAACAATTTGAACTCAAAAATGATTTCTCTCTAATCCAAGGAGACTGATACAAAGGATTTTTAggggaaaattatttttttagttaattttttctatttagttactttatggtgtttttatttttcttcccttttagtttagaaaaacaaatattaagatttataagatttttttttctattttatttaggatttttttattgcttttcttttatctttaggTTTTCTAACTTGTTTAGGTTAATTTTTAGGTCTCTATAAGAAATTGTAAACATCTTAAAGAGGACAGACTACTTAAAGAGAAAGATGCATGTCACAGCCCGAATCTCGAGTCTATGACCAGCAACTCAGGAGCGGTGTTGTAAAGACACTCCACCTATTCTAAGCTTCGGAACaagcatatcaaaaaaataagttatttaaaaatacacaaCATTTcagaatcttttaaaatattatattattcaaaactaatgaaatcaaataataattcaaaacttttcattattaattaaaacaaaaacaataattcataatactcattgTATTGTCAAAatctaaacttaattaaaacagTATAATAACAGAGCATTTAAGACattaaatcaaaaccaaaaagaaagtcTAGCAAAACAAGTAATGTATACCAatcaaaaattgaagaaatagcaAAACTCAATAAAGTCCATTtactaacaaaaattaaaaacttgaaataattttaaaaataagagatgAGTTCAACCAATtcagttattatatatatatatatatatatatatatatatatatatagtagtttGTAAGTcgattcattttaatatatacatatacatactaagcatattattataaagtagtgaaatacatataaaaaatcagaTAACACCTAagtgaaatttataaaatttataatttgagtgAGAAATGTTTTTACCATGAAAAATGCTTAATAAACTGTACACAAGAGCTAAAGCTAGTGGATCTTTCACACCCAATATATTAAatactcattaaaaaaatgttttcatggTTATAAGTTAAAGAAGCTCAATTGAAACGCTCGAAATTCATTGAACTTGAAATACGCAAATAGTATATGCATCATTCAAGCAGTGGAGTACTGTGGAGGACATAATACAGCATTTTACATGTTAAAGCCATACCTTAATTACATTAGGAAACATCATTGAAGCAGTGGAGTGGAGGACAtaacacaaaatatttattacatgaTGAAGCCACGGCACCTACTGATCCATGATAGGCATTGACAGATGAGTGATGAACTTGTGTCCTGGATCTTTAGCTGGAACCCAAACAAGGATATCACTGGCTAGAAAGTGACGAATGAGGCAAAACAGCAGCACAAGATAGCAGCAGAACAAAGAGAATGTGAGGACGGAAAAGAGAAGGGTGAGAGCTGCCAaaggcggcggcggcggcggcaaaTAGGATGCCTTGGACAACAACTGTGAGTGTAGCTTCCAAGAGAGTGCAGCTGTGAGTAAAGAGAAGTGTAGCTGCCGAGAGAATGCAGCTGAGAGTGAAGAGAAGTGTAGCTGCCGAGAGCACGCATCTACGAGAGTAGAGGGACgcaatcctcctcctccatttgTAATGTAAAATGTACCCCAATAAGAATGACTGCTTTGTGGATGCAGAGATTTGTGAACCATGTTAAATATCACTTCCACCGACCATACTAACACTAACACGTGGCAATAATAAagatcatataaatatattgttttttttatatttgtctcaactaaaaaaatttacaatttaatattgaagtttgaagGAACTCgagaatttcataattttaactCGAGAATtcattatgaaaattaattaattataaaaaatattaaacttctTGTAATTAGTAACCGAAAATGATAAATAGACTAATTAAGAAGGTCTagtggtaattaaaaaaaattcatgtgtaGATTTAAATACTTAGCTTCCAAACTAGTATGTGATGCAAtcttaaatattaaacaaaattatataacatTACAAGCCTAGCAATTAAGATTTTTGGAAGCAAAAATAAGAAACTTGcttattttggattttgttaCAAAAAATTAGATCCAAAATCAACACttcattatcataattttttttttaattg
This Populus alba chromosome 7, ASM523922v2, whole genome shotgun sequence DNA region includes the following protein-coding sequences:
- the LOC118040323 gene encoding probable ubiquitin-like-specific protease 2A isoform X5, with translation MARSSQKFSVFEFDEEEEKVEKESARFVGKFRIQKRRRNGNNKDDDTSPRIKYKSLQCFAGETNSLCKGNSNEVVDIDPTDVEGQCQYSVSAPACMPQEDCSVKEISRLDRLFSFSNYENESVGRILDNDGIEMSSSTSVSTHVENAGNQVLNCGSVGHKIDYTNNTVAVFPDYILCGDVYGAEYCLTFSGSSIRMEGSTANGVKGIFNAEWTLGDIISIESEWCGMVTTAMVYICFKSKVSQGAGNTNYTSGVDKLKFSVCDPLWNEGEEAIKSLHFRYRDSWNVTSDSDWKNDGNAFFGHNEMVISKPYFPVLHETFEEVIYPKGDPDAVSISKRDVELLHPETFINDTIIDFYILYLKSKLKPGDKHRFHFFNSFFFRKLADLDKGPSNACGGRLAFQRVHKWTRKMNLFEKDYIFIPINYSLHWSLIVICHPGEVVHSREDEGRNSVKVPCILHMDSIRGSHRGLKNLIQSYLYEEWRERHNGTVDDMLLKFLHLRFVPLELPQQENSYDCGLFVLHYVERFLEEAPINFSPFKITELSNFLNRNWFLPVEASLKRACIQKLICKILEDWSSTQFSDPYEEEAGVEFLEEISSSVSGTGTDTGINISVTTKSPMRVAHQQQPGELGLNSRNLLEPGTRARSLSNEDCWQTGTIHGSSCISPVEEIGERISDSSSDAEDYLQPTGLATEFPSTTFSHKNLGSLGSSSSNKKYMQIEEPYDDSSSEASISGSLKSSEIGVGVDEDHFLSQIEGSDHQTQTNCHELSSKSIESEEFADCVVEDSEEGNSMHNDQVADDSPSSLHCNDLVASIDAIKATESILRKVRKPVCNVDLASDEQPRKDKAYIF
- the LOC118040323 gene encoding probable ubiquitin-like-specific protease 2B isoform X6; its protein translation is MPQEDCSVKEISRLDRLFSFSNYENESVGRILDNDGIEMSSSTSVSTHVENAGNQVLNCGSVGHKIDYTNNTVAVFPDYILCGDVYGAEYCLTFSGSSIRMEGSTANGVKGIFNAEWTLGDIISIESEWCGMVTTAMVYICFKSKVSQGAGNTNYTSGVDKLKFSVCDPLWNEGEEAIKSLHFRYRDSWNVTSDSDWKNDGNAFFGHNEMVISKPYFPVLHETFEEVIYPKGDPDAVSISKRDVELLHPETFINDTIIDFYILYLKSKLKPGDKHRFHFFNSFFFRKLADLDKGPSNACGGRLAFQRVHKWTRKMNLFEKDYIFIPINYSLHWSLIVICHPGEVVHSREDEGRNSVKVPCILHMDSIRGSHRGLKNLIQSYLYEEWRERHNGTVDDMLLKFLHLRFVPLELPQQENSYDCGLFVLHYVERFLEEAPINFSPFKITELSNFLNRNWFLPVEASLKRACIQKLICKILEDWSSTQFSDPYEEEAGVEFLEEISSSVSGTGTDTGINISVTTKSPMRVAHQQQPGELGLNSRNLLEPGTRARSLSNEDCWQTGTIHGSSCISPVEEIGERISDSSSDAEDYLQPTGLATEFPSTTFSHKNLGSLGSSSSNKKYMQIEEPYDDSSSEASISGSLKSSEIGVGVDEDHFLSQIEGSDHQTQTNCHELSSKSIESEEFADCVVEDSEEGNSMHNDQVADDSPSSLHCNDLVASIDAIKATESILRKVRKPVCNVDLASDEQPRKDKAYIF
- the LOC118040323 gene encoding probable ubiquitin-like-specific protease 2A isoform X2, producing the protein MARSSQKFSVFEFDEEEEKVEKESARFVGKFRIQKRRRNGNNKDDDTSPRIKYKSLQCFGGCTGAVKKESSNELIDIDHEPIDVDCGVAGETNSLCKGNSNEVVDIDPTDVEGQCQYSVSAPACMPQEDCSVKEISRLDRLFSFSNYENESVGRILDNDGIEMSSSTSVSTHVENAGNQVLNCGSVGHKIDYTNNTVAVFPDYILCGDVYGAEYCLTFSGSSIRMEGSTANGVKGIFNAEWTLGDIISIESEWCGMVTTAMVYICFKSKVSQGAGNTNYTSGVDKLKFSVCDPLWNEGEEAIKSLHFRYRDSWNVTSDSDWKNDGNAFFGHNEMVISKPYFPVLHETFEEVIYPKGDPDAVSISKRDVELLHPETFINDTIIDFYILYLKSKLKPGDKHRFHFFNSFFFRKLADLDKGPSNACGGRLAFQRVHKWTRKMNLFEKDYIFIPINYSLHWSLIVICHPGEVVHSRDEGRNSVKVPCILHMDSIRGSHRGLKNLIQSYLYEEWRERHNGTVDDMLLKFLHLRFVPLELPQQENSYDCGLFVLHYVERFLEEAPINFSPFKITELSNFLNRNWFLPVEASLKRACIQKLICKILEDWSSTQFSDPYEEEAGVEFLEEISSSVSGTGTDTGINISVTTKSPMRVAHQQQPGELGLNSRNLLEPGTRARSLSNEDCWQTGTIHGSSCISPVEEIGERISDSSSDAEDYLQPTGLATEFPSTTFSHKNLGSLGSSSSNKKYMQIEEPYDDSSSEASISGSLKSSEIGVGVDEDHFLSQIEGSDHQTQTNCHELSSKSIESEEFADCVVEDSEEGNSMHNDQVADDSPSSLHCNDLVASIDAIKATESILRKVRKPVCNVDLASDEQPRKDKAYIF